From the genome of Brienomyrus brachyistius isolate T26 chromosome 8, BBRACH_0.4, whole genome shotgun sequence, one region includes:
- the lrig1 gene encoding leucine-rich repeats and immunoglobulin-like domains protein 1: MAAWPGHMGSASWCVLYLLSSLGLLAGSGSALLCPTNCTCEADSVDCGGLGLTDTPPELPAQTVSLNLSHNKLRTIDAAALSLLSGLRELHLDHNELTSIPSLGAVSKNIVSLFLNHNKIQSIDGPSLQNLTALETLDLNNNKVSEVRARCFPAGLRIRDLYLGSNRISYVEPGAFSSLSGSLQVLRLNRNRITQLPVKAFQLPQLMHLDLNRNRLRLIEGLTFQGLDGLEVLRLQRNVIGKLTDGAFWGLARIRVLDLQNNSLTEVNSGSLYGLTALLHLFLDHNFISHINPDGWKFCSGLRELSLSHNNLTRLDEGSLAVLGELQTLRLGHNSISHITEGAFRGLRALRLLELDHNDISGTIEDTNGAFSGLDSLTKLTLFGNKIKSVAKKALAGLEALEHLNLGRNAIRSIQPEAFGKMKSLRDLQIQSDSFLCDCQLRWFPEYLAARGLQAGVEADCAHPESLKGKSIFEAQADSFVCVDLPKPQITVQPETTVAVLGKDVRLTCTAASSSSSPMTFAWRKDQEFLREADVENFAHVRARDGAVMEYTTILHLRTVSLAHEGRYQCIITNHFGSSYSNKARLTVNVLPSFVKMPRDITIRMGATARLECAARGHPAPVIAWQKDGGTDFPAARERRMHVMPDDDVFFITGVKAEDMGVYSCTAQNTAGTASANATLTVLETPHLAQELEDRSAAVGETVALQCKALGSPPPKVTWLKGEELLRVTDRHHFTPGNQLLVIRGVVPEDAGRYTCVMSNALGTERAHSQLTVRHSAACGTHASRPDSAVAVGIIVIAVVTSIVVTSLVWVCIIYQTRKKSEECSVTNTDETIVPPDVPSYLSSQGTLSDRQDVCIRVEPGSGPQPNGHLDGPAFTSPIVCPEFLENVNSYSQDPTYVPQGQRAVDMGYLQDHHGTGYRQSRRGEAGAPS, encoded by the exons ATGGCGGCGTGGCCGGGACACATGGGATCGGCGTCTTGGTGTGTTTTGTACCTGCTCTCGTCGCTGGGGCTGCTGGCCGGATCCGGCTCCGCTTTGCTCTGTCCCACGAACTGCACATGCGAAGCGGACTCGGTGGACTGCGGCGGCCTGGGGCTGACGGACACGCCGCCGGAGCTGCCGGCCCAGACGGTCTCCCT AAACCTGAGCCACAACAAGCTGAGGACAATCGATGCCGCAGCCCTCTCCCTGCTCTCTGGCCTGCGTGAGCT GCACCTGGACCACAATGAATTGACTTCGATCCCATCGCTAGGAGCTGTGTCCAAAAATATTGTGTCCCTTTTCCT GAATCACAACAAAATCCAGAGCATCGACGGTCCCAGCCTGCAGAACCTCACTGCCTTGGAGACACTGGACCTGAACAACAACAAGGTTTCCGAGGTCCGCGCCCGCTGCTTCCCGGCCGGCCTGCGGATCAGAGACCT GTACCTGGGCAGCAACAGGATCAGCTATGTGGAGCCTGGTGCCTTCAGCAGCCTGTCGGGCAGTTTGCAGGTGCTGAGACTGAACAGGAACAGGATCACGCAGCTTCCTGTCAAGGCCTTCCAGCTGCCCCAACTCATGCATCT GGACCTGAACCGGAACCGGCTGCGCCTGATCGAGGGCCTCACCTTCCAGGGGCTGGATGGCTTGGAGGTGCTCAGGTTGCAGAGGAACGTCATCGGCAAGCTGACGGATGGTGCCTTCTGGGGTCTGGCCCGAATCAGAGTGCT TGACTTGCAAAACAACAGCCTGACGGAGGTGAACAGTGGCTCTCTGTACGGACTCACCGCCCTCCTCCACCTCTTCCTCGACCACAATTTCATCTCGCATATCAACCCTGATGGCTGGAAGTTCTGCTCTGGCCTCCGTGAGCT GAGTCTGTCCCACAACAACCTGACACGGCTGGACGAGGGCAGCCTGGCCGTGCTGGGAGAGCTGCAAACCCTGCGACTGGGGCACAACTCCATCAGCCACATCACCGAGGGCGCCTTTCGCGGGCTCCGTGCCCTGCGACTGTT GGAGCTGGATCACAATGACATCTCAGGCACAATAGAGGACACCAATGGGGCCTTCTCCGGCCTGGATAGCCTGACCAAGCT GACTCTGTTTGGAAACAAGATCAAGTCGGTGGCTAAGAAGGCTCTGGCGGGCCTGGAGGCCCTGGAGCACCT CAACCTGGGCAGGAATGCCATCCGCTCCATCCAACCGGAAGCGTTCGGCAAGATGAAAAGCCTCCGGGATTT GCAGATCCAGAGCGACAGCTTCCTGTGCGACTGTCAGCTGCGCTGGTTCCCTGAGTACCTGGCAGCAAGGGGCCTGCAGGCCGGGGTGGAGGCTGACTGTGCCCATCCGGAGTCCCTGAAGGGCAAGAGCATCTTCGAAGCACAGGCAGACAGCTTTGTGTGTG tggaCCTACCCAAGCCGCAGATCACGGTGCAGCCAGAGACCACGGTGGCAGTGCTGGGCAAAGACGTGCGGCTGACCTGCACGgcggccagcagcagcagctcacCCATGACCTTCGCTTGGCGCAAGGACCAGGAGTTCCTGCGCGAGGCCGACGTGGAGAACTTCGCGCATGTGCGGGCCCGCGACGGAGCCGTGATGGAGTACACCACCATCCTGCACCTGCGGACCGTCTCACTGGCACACGAGGGCCGGTACCAGTGCATCATCACCAACCACTTCGGCTCCTCCTACTCCAACAAGGCCCGGCTCACTGTCAACG TGCTGCCGTCCTTCGTGAAGATGCCGCGGGACATCACCATCCGAATGGGAGCCACGGCGCGGCTGGAGTGCGCGGCGCGGGGCCACCCGGCCCCTGTCATCGCCTGGCAAAAGGACGGCGGCACTGACTTCCCGGCGGCGCGCGAGCGGCGCATGCACGTCATGCCCGACGACGACGTCTTCTTCATCACCGGCGTGAAGGCGGAGGACATGGGCGTGTACAGCTGCACGGCACAGAACACAGCAGGCACGGCCTCCGCCAACGCCACGCTCACCGTGCTGG aGACCCCTCACCTAGCTCAGGAGCTGGAGGACCGCAGTGCTGCGGTTGGGGAGACAGTGGCACTGCAGTGCAAGGCGCTTGGCAGCCCTCCTCCGAAAGTCACCTGGCTGAAGGGGGAGGAGCTTCTGCGTGTCACCGACCGGCACCATTTCACGCCCGGCAACCAACTGCTGGTGATCCGCGGTGTGGTGCCAGAGGACGCCGGCCGCTACACCTGCGTCATGTCCAACGCGCTGGGCACCGAGCGTGCCCACAGCCAGCTCACAGTGCGCCACTCAGCCGCCTGTGGTACCCACGCCAGCCGTCCCGACAGCGCTGTCGCCGTGGGCATCATCGTGATCGCCGTGGTGACCAGCATCGTCGTTACCTCGCTCGTGTGGGTCTGCATCATCTACCAGACGCGGAAGAAGAGCGAGGAGTGCAGCGTGACCAACACAG ATGAGACCATCGTGCCCCCTGACGTCCCCAGCTACTTGTCCTCGCAGGGCACCCTGTCCGACCGACAGGATGTCTGCATCCGTGTGGAGCCTGGAAGCGGGCCCCAGCCCAACGGGCACCTTGATGGCCCTG CTTTCACTAGCCCCATCGTCTGCCCAGAGTTCCTAGAAAATGTCAACAGTTACTCCCAAGACCCGACCTACGTGCCTCAAGGCCAGCGAGCCGTGGATATGGGATATCTGCAGGACCACCACGGCACAGGGTACAGGCAGTCCAGGCGGGGGGAGGCCGGGGCCCCCAGTTAG